Part of the Limihaloglobus sulfuriphilus genome is shown below.
ATCCAGGTGATGATATGTTTATCCTGGCAAATACAAATCCGCTCGAAGAGCTGACAAGTAAGCCGCTTTTCGAGATATTTGGAATAACCTTTACAAACCACATGTTTGTGGTTGCCCTTGCCGCGGCACTGCTGGGCATAGCGATACCGCTTAGTATGCGTTCGAGTTTGCTGGTGCGGTCGGGCCCGGGCAACATGATAGAGGCTATCTGCGTGTTCCTGCGCGATGATGTGGTAAAACCGTTCCTTGGAAAGCATACCGACCGATATATCCCCGTGCTCTGGACGCTGTTCTTCTTTATACTGACGCTGAACCTGCTTGGTATGGTGCCGCTGGATAAATTTTTCACTCTGGCAAGCGGTCATACAAGCCATTGGGGCGGCTCGCCGACGGCGAATATATGGGTAACCGGTTCGCTGGCGTTTTTCTCTTTTGTGCTGTTCCACGCCGCGGGAATGTATGAAAACGGGCCGTGGAACTACATAAAAAACTTCACGCCCAAGGTGCCGATGCCGCTGATGCCGTTTATATTTTTTATAGAGCTTATCAGCTCATTTGTCAGGATGTTCTCCTTGTCGATTCGTCTTTTCGCCAATATAATGGCAGGGCATATAATGCTCGGGACGATAATGGGGTTTATATTCCTGTTCCAGAACATGGCGGCGGCGACCGCGTCGATCGCCTTTGTAGTGGCGCTGAGTATGCTTGAGCTCTTTGTTGCCTTTGTGCAGTCGTATATATTTGTGTTCCTGACGACAATATTTATCAGTTTCGCAGTACATCAGGAGCATTGAGAATTAAGAATTAAGAATTAAGAATTAGGAATTAAGAATGAAGAATTGAATGGACATAATTTACAAGATTGACAAGAAGGTAAAAATTCAATGGAATCTGTCCACTTGAATTTAAAAGTTAAGATTTAAGTAGGGCAAGCGTCCCCGCTTGCCGTTTTAATGTCAACCGAGGACGGTTGACCTGCTTTGTGTCGGGCTGGAAGCCCAACCTGTGAAAATAATCAGCGAGAATCTGCGTAATCAGCGGATTTTCTGATTCCTGATTATTTAAAAGATAACTGTGGGGGATAAATCATGAACAATGGACCAAAACAATTTAATAAAAAACGGCTAAAAGGTATAATAATGCCCTTTGTGGTGCTCGTTATGGGAGTGATGCTGGTGCTTGGCATGGGTATGCTCCGTTCAGCGTTGAGCGCCCGTATCATAGCCAATATCTACACATCTCGTGCTATGGCGACGATGGCGGCGGATTCTGCGCTGGACCTGGCGATGTCGATGTCGTACCATATCAGAGATACAAGGGATACGGACCTGCTCGAGGATGACGATGGCACGACCGCCGGTCTCTTTGATAACTACCGGCCGGGCTGGGGAGAGCCGTCTGTTGCAGCCGCGGGCATAACCGGTTTCTTGCAAATTTCGAACGCGGCATGGCTGGGAATCGGCGTGCCAGAGCCATTTCCGATGCTCGAAGGTGTACAGGGCTGGACTTACAGCTCCGATACATTCACGCTGAGAAACAGCAGTAAACCCGCCTCGTACAGTTTCCAGATCAAAACAGATAAGAATTTCACACAGTTTGAGCTGGCGGCCTCGGGCAGGTGCGCCAATGAGACAAAAGACATCCATGCTCTGCTGGTGCCTCGCGGGCCGTGGTTTGGTATCGGCACAAAAAATGGGTTTATACTCCACGTTCATACGAGCCTGGGAACAGTGCCGTCCAATGCGAAGATGGTTATGGCTACAAATTCAATCGTTAAAAATAGTGTGGAATTGAAAAACGGCGTGGTTGTACCCGGCGATATCGTGGTCGGGCCGGGCGCAAACCCCGATGAGGTTGTGTCTTTAAAGCATGGTGCGGGCGTAACGGGCACAATCAGCACCAACTATGAGAAGATAGAGTTTCCCGATGTAGTTGCTCCGGTTCTGCCAAACAGGTCATGGCCTAAAACAAAAGGAAACAGTAACGAAATCGTTATTGATTCCAGTGGTGCTTATCCTGGTATCAAGACCAAAAACAGTGACGTTATACGCATAGAGGGTGATGTTGAAATGGTCATTGACGGCGATTTCAGCCTCGGCAACGGCTCAGAAGTAAGAATATCAAACGGTTCCTCGCTTCGATTGTATTGCACGTCCAAATTTGAGGCGAAAAATGGTTCCGGAATAATAAATGAAAATTATTCTTCCGGCGGTTCAGATGAGTCGATTGTAAACGCGGCCAAAAGTTTTAAACTTTTCGGTACTCCATCCTGCAGCATCGTCAATCTCAAAAACAGCAGCGAGCTTGTAGGTTCGGTTTATGCCCCTGATGCCCTGCTTTTGCTGCATAATAGTGCTGATTTTTACGGCGCTTTGCTTGGCGGGCTTATGGTAGATATCAGAAACTCCGGCACGTTCTATTATGTTGACGGACTGTATGAGCCCGACGATGAATCGGTCGCGAGCTTGAAGCTCAAACCCGGAACGTGGTGGGAACGGTGAGAATTAGGAATTAGGAATTAGGAATTAGGAATTAGGAATTAGGAATTAGGAATTAGGAATTAGGAATTAGGAATTAGGAATTAAGAATTGAATGGACATGATTTACAAGATTGACAAGAAGTTTAAAAATTCAATGCGATCCTGTAAATCTTGTAAATCGTGTCTAATATAGTTTAATAGTTATGAGCGAAGCGAATTCCACAATTCCTAATTCCTAATTCTTCATTCTTCATTCTTCATTAAAAAAAATAGAATAATTTAATCGAGGTACAAAATGTTAAATATGTTATCGACAATACCGATGATGACAGCCGTTATTAACATCGAGCTTAATGACAAGGGCCTTGGTATGCTTGCCGGTCTTATTGCCTGCGGGCTCATAGTGATCGGTGCCGGCAAAGGCATCGGCAATCTTGCCGGCAAGGCAACCGAGGCTATCTCCCGCCAGCCCGAAGCCGGCGGCAGAATCTTCACGGCGATGCTGGTCGCGGCGTCGTTTATCGAAGGTATAGCCCTGTTCGCGCTTGTGATCTGTCTGGTAGCGATACTGTTTGGATAATTGCGATGTCACGTTTTAAACGCCTGACAATATCAGCCATTCTGATTGCCTGCACAGCCATAGCAGCTGCCGCGGAGCCTGCTGCGCACGAAGCGGGTGAGGCCGGCGGTAAGGTAAACCTGTTTTCCGGAACCATCGCCGAGTCGATCTGGACTCTGGTGAGCTTTGGGATCCTGGTTTTTGTCCTGTACAAGCTGGCCTGGGGCCCGCTGCTGGGCTCACTGAAAAAGCGTGAGGAGAAAATAGCCTGCGATATATCCTCTGCCGAGCACACCAGAGCAGAGGCACAAAAGGTTCTCGAGGAATACCGGCAGAAACTCGCCGCCGCTGACGAAGAATCCCGCCAGGCCGCGGCAAAGGCCCTCGCCCAGGCACAGGAAAAGGCCTCCGCGATGGTCGAAACCGCCAGAGAGCAGAGCTTCGAGCTGAAAAAACAGGCTCGGCAGGATATCATCAAAGCAACCGACTCGGCTCGCAGCGAGCTGGCCAGAGAAGCCGGCAGCATGGTGCTTGAGCTGGGCAGCAGTATCCTGGGCAAATCCATCTCGCAGCATGACAACCAGAAGCTCATTGATGAAGCGGTTGATATTTACGCCAGAAAAAAACAAAACAAGGCCGCCGTTTAACGATGCAGACCAGAGAGATAAATCCAGCCG
Proteins encoded:
- the atpB gene encoding F0F1 ATP synthase subunit A, with amino-acid sequence MFILANTNPLEELTSKPLFEIFGITFTNHMFVVALAAALLGIAIPLSMRSSLLVRSGPGNMIEAICVFLRDDVVKPFLGKHTDRYIPVLWTLFFFILTLNLLGMVPLDKFFTLASGHTSHWGGSPTANIWVTGSLAFFSFVLFHAAGMYENGPWNYIKNFTPKVPMPLMPFIFFIELISSFVRMFSLSIRLFANIMAGHIMLGTIMGFIFLFQNMAAATASIAFVVALSMLELFVAFVQSYIFVFLTTIFISFAVHQEH
- a CDS encoding DUF7305 domain-containing protein; the protein is MNNGPKQFNKKRLKGIIMPFVVLVMGVMLVLGMGMLRSALSARIIANIYTSRAMATMAADSALDLAMSMSYHIRDTRDTDLLEDDDGTTAGLFDNYRPGWGEPSVAAAGITGFLQISNAAWLGIGVPEPFPMLEGVQGWTYSSDTFTLRNSSKPASYSFQIKTDKNFTQFELAASGRCANETKDIHALLVPRGPWFGIGTKNGFILHVHTSLGTVPSNAKMVMATNSIVKNSVELKNGVVVPGDIVVGPGANPDEVVSLKHGAGVTGTISTNYEKIEFPDVVAPVLPNRSWPKTKGNSNEIVIDSSGAYPGIKTKNSDVIRIEGDVEMVIDGDFSLGNGSEVRISNGSSLRLYCTSKFEAKNGSGIINENYSSGGSDESIVNAAKSFKLFGTPSCSIVNLKNSSELVGSVYAPDALLLLHNSADFYGALLGGLMVDIRNSGTFYYVDGLYEPDDESVASLKLKPGTWWER
- the atpE gene encoding ATP synthase F0 subunit C codes for the protein MTAVINIELNDKGLGMLAGLIACGLIVIGAGKGIGNLAGKATEAISRQPEAGGRIFTAMLVAASFIEGIALFALVICLVAILFG
- the atpF gene encoding F0F1 ATP synthase subunit B produces the protein MSRFKRLTISAILIACTAIAAAAEPAAHEAGEAGGKVNLFSGTIAESIWTLVSFGILVFVLYKLAWGPLLGSLKKREEKIACDISSAEHTRAEAQKVLEEYRQKLAAADEESRQAAAKALAQAQEKASAMVETAREQSFELKKQARQDIIKATDSARSELAREAGSMVLELGSSILGKSISQHDNQKLIDEAVDIYARKKQNKAAV